The DNA region CGAAGCTGTTGAAGAATTGAAGAAGATTCTTTCGAAGGATCCGAGGAACATCGATGCCTTTGTGCGGCTCGGCCTCATCTACGCGAGACTGAAACAGTACGACGAGGCGATGAAGACCTATCAGGAGGTATTGTCCTTCGACACGGGGAAGCCTGAGGTATATCTCTATCTCGGGATAACGTATATGCAGATTAAGGACTACAAAAAGGCGGAAGAGACCTTCAATGAAGGGTTGCGTCTTCCCAGCGGCAATGACGACCTCCTCTTCAACCTCGCGGTCGTCTACGAAAAGACAGACAGGTTTGACGAGATGGTATCGACCCTTAAAAAGGTCATCGAACTGAACCCGGACCATGCTGACGCCCTGAACTATCTCGGATACACTTATGCTGATAAAGGGATCAATCTCGATGAGGCACTTTCGCTTATCCGGAGGGCGCTCGAGCTGAAGCCCGAGAGCGGTTACATCATGGACAGCCTCGGATGGGTCTATTTTAAGATGGGCCGTTACGAAGATGCGCTCTTCAATCTTAAGAAGGCCGCTGAGATTGTTCAGGACGACCCTGTAATCTACGAGCATCTCGGTGATGTCTATGAGGCCGAAGGGAAGGGTGATGAGGCGTTGAAGGCATGGGAAAAGGCGATGGAGTTGCATGAAAAGGAAGAGGGTCTCAGGGAGCGGGTCGAAGGAAAGATAAAGAACCTCAAAAATAAAGGCGGGACCGGTGAACCTCATTAGGGAAGGTATCATTGGAAGATGTTGCCGCTGAAATCGGGCGCGGCCTCCCGATGATCGAAGCCCCCGGGCTGTGCGCCGTTTGATTCTTCTCGTGCAATGCTTACCCTGAAGGCTCCGGCAAAGATCAATTGGTTCCTCGATGTTTTCGGCAAGCGGGACGACGGCTACCATGATATCGTGAGTATCATGCAACGCGTTACCCTCTATGATTCGCTGACATTCGAGCACTCTGACCAGATAGAAGTCCTTTCGGATGCGAACATACCCCTTCGTGAGAACCTCGTTTACCGGGCCGCGGCATTGATGAAGGGGAGAACTCGGCATGCGTCGGGTGCTCGGATCACGTTGAAAAAAGAGACCCCAATGGCTGCGGGTCTCGGAGGCGGCAGCAGTGATGCGGCGTGCACCCTCGACGGTCTGAACATGCTCTGGAATCTGAACCTGAGCCGACAGGAACTCGCGGTGATCGGCCAAGACCTCGGCTCGGATGTTCCCTTCTTTTTTCACGGGCCTGCCGCTGTCGTCGAAGGGCGGGGTGAGGTCGTTTCACCGATGAGGTTGGACAGCGTCTGCACGCTTCTTCTCGTGAAACCGCCGATAGCCGTATCCACGGCATGGGCATACACTCAGGCTGATACCATGGGACGGAAGGTGTTGACAAAGAACGATAATTTTATTAAACTGTTTCGTCAAGCCCTTGAGGACAGGGATTTCTCACTGCTCTCCACGATGCAGAAGAACAGTCTCGAGACCCCTGTTATCGGGAGGTATCCGGTCGTCGGTGAAATTAAGCGCGCCCTGACGCAGAAGGGTGCAGTATTCTCTTCGATGAGCGGAAGCGGGCCGACCGTATTCGGCGTATTCCTGTCGGAAGAGGAGGCAGGGAAGGCCGCGGGGCACATGTCGTCTCATTGGTGTAAGGTTGTGAAGACCATGGGCCGTGACGAGTAATCCGGAACGGAAGAAGACCTGAAGATAATTCCGGTGCGTGGTTTCAGCGCAGCGGGCATAGCTTACTATGGATGAGAAGTTGGGGCGTCGACAAATGGCAAGTCAGGAGAATTTGGATCTCCCAATTGGAGGTTCGAGTCCTCCCGCCCCAGTAAACGAAAGAGGCGAGCAGTGCGCGGTAGGTGGTCGGTAGTTGAGGGATGCCGCCTATCTCCCTGAAGACTCCTGCTGCTTGCCGGCGACTATTAACCTGTTGAATCGAGTGGAGGAAAGATGCCAGAGGGCATAAAGATCATCAGCGGAAACGCTCACGTTGTCTTAGCCAAAGAGGTTGCCGATAGCCTCGGTATCTCTCTCTGCGACGCGACCATTACCAACTTCAGCGACGGTGAGATCATGGTCCAGATAAACGAGAACGTGAGGGGAAGCGATGCATTCGTCATCCAGCCGACCTCTCCCCCGGTGAATGACAACATCATTGAACTGCTCCTCATGATTGATGCCCTGAAGAGAGCCTCTGCGGCGAGGATAACGGCGGTAATCCCCTATTACGGGTATGCGCGGCAGGACAGGAAGGTTCAGCCGAGGGTTCCGATATCATCGAAGCTCATTGCGGACCTGATAACGGCGGCGGGCGCAAACCGTGTGCTTGCGGTAGACCTGCATGCCGGCCAGATTCAGGGATTCTTCAATATCCCGGTTGACCATCTTTACGCTTCCGCTATTATCGTAGATTACGTCCGCAAACGGGCCCTGAAGGACCTTGTCATCGTCTCTCCCGATGCCGGCGGAGTCGAAAGAGCACGGGCTTTTGCGAGGAAACTGCAATGCTCGCTGGCGATTATCGATAAGAGGCGCGAAATGGCGAACGTGTCCCAGGTGATGAATGTAATCGGTGATGTCTCGGGTCGGGATACCCTGATCCTCGACGATATGATCGACACCGCAGGTACCACAACGCAGGCCGCGTTGGCCCTGAAGGAACAGGGTTCGAGGAAGGTGTATGCGGCTTCAACCCACGCGGTCCTGTCAGGACCTGCGATCGACAGAATTAACGAATCAGTCTTGGAAGAGGTTATCGTTACGAACACGATACCCCTCGACACGAAGAGAGAGCGATGCAAGAAACTTACCGTCTTGAGTATCGCTTCCTTGCTCGCGGTAGCGATAAAGAGGATTCACGAGGAATCTTCAATAAGTTCACTTTTTGCATAGAGGAGGATGGTTATGGAAAGGGTTGTCTTGAATGCTGAAAAGAGGGAGGCGTCGGGGAAGGGCGTCGCACGCTCGCTGAGAAGGGAGGGGAGGATCCCCGCGGTTCTCTATCGGGGAGGGACCTCCACGCCGATAAAGATCGACAGGAAGGAACTGACGAAGTTCATTCA from Thermodesulfovibrionales bacterium includes:
- a CDS encoding tetratricopeptide repeat protein; translation: EAVEELKKILSKDPRNIDAFVRLGLIYARLKQYDEAMKTYQEVLSFDTGKPEVYLYLGITYMQIKDYKKAEETFNEGLRLPSGNDDLLFNLAVVYEKTDRFDEMVSTLKKVIELNPDHADALNYLGYTYADKGINLDEALSLIRRALELKPESGYIMDSLGWVYFKMGRYEDALFNLKKAAEIVQDDPVIYEHLGDVYEAEGKGDEALKAWEKAMELHEKEEGLRERVEGKIKNLKNKGGTGEPH
- the ispE gene encoding 4-(cytidine 5'-diphospho)-2-C-methyl-D-erythritol kinase, with amino-acid sequence MLTLKAPAKINWFLDVFGKRDDGYHDIVSIMQRVTLYDSLTFEHSDQIEVLSDANIPLRENLVYRAAALMKGRTRHASGARITLKKETPMAAGLGGGSSDAACTLDGLNMLWNLNLSRQELAVIGQDLGSDVPFFFHGPAAVVEGRGEVVSPMRLDSVCTLLLVKPPIAVSTAWAYTQADTMGRKVLTKNDNFIKLFRQALEDRDFSLLSTMQKNSLETPVIGRYPVVGEIKRALTQKGAVFSSMSGSGPTVFGVFLSEEEAGKAAGHMSSHWCKVVKTMGRDE
- a CDS encoding ribose-phosphate pyrophosphokinase; protein product: MPEGIKIISGNAHVVLAKEVADSLGISLCDATITNFSDGEIMVQINENVRGSDAFVIQPTSPPVNDNIIELLLMIDALKRASAARITAVIPYYGYARQDRKVQPRVPISSKLIADLITAAGANRVLAVDLHAGQIQGFFNIPVDHLYASAIIVDYVRKRALKDLVIVSPDAGGVERARAFARKLQCSLAIIDKRREMANVSQVMNVIGDVSGRDTLILDDMIDTAGTTTQAALALKEQGSRKVYAASTHAVLSGPAIDRINESVLEEVIVTNTIPLDTKRERCKKLTVLSIASLLAVAIKRIHEESSISSLFA